Proteins from a genomic interval of Amphiura filiformis chromosome 9, Afil_fr2py, whole genome shotgun sequence:
- the LOC140160649 gene encoding uncharacterized protein, translating into MEETKLTNYKLCTNLCCHVCGQYGNTLKRCTRCRKVLYCSRNCQIKDWSSHKLLCNKEANINSSTPPVAQDSSTNCERGSQHEDTIVHVHEHHVCNKDVTKIQSIPPVAQETSTSFERDSHHEDDRLHVPHVCNKDTKKIQSTPPVAQENSTNCERDLHHEDGRLHVHHVCNKDTKKIQSTPPVAQENSTNCERDSHHEDDRLHVPHVCNKDTKKIQSTPPVAQENSTNCERDLHHEDGRLHVHHVSNKNTKKIQSIPSPAQDHEERSTNCERDLHYEDRLHVPHVCNKDTKKIQSIPPVAQERSTNCERDLHHEDGRLPCVCNKLDTKKIQSIPPAAQESNATCERDSHHVNADQKMCTVSNHTLQLKSDTNITVKCMKVKHNLIIDSNMKGNAILQYIATSVHIPVKILKLVCKGKIMTGETIDLFVKNKAIFQAIGEVAESEGDLESGHIDCIMTRLGVDRNNAIRALRDAQGDVVDAILYLGNK; encoded by the coding sequence ttCCAGAAATTGTCAAATAAAGGACTGGTCATCTCATAAGCTGCTGTGCAACAAGGAAGCGAATATAAATTCAAGTACTCCACCAGTAGCCCAAGACAGTAGCACAAATTGTGAAAGAGGCTCACAACATGAAGACACCATAGTACATGTTCATGAACATCATGTGTGCAACAAGGATGTGACTAAAATACAAAGTATTCCACCAGTAGCCCAAGAAACTAGCACAAGTTTTGAAAGAGACTCACATCATGAAGATGACAGACTACATGTACCTCATGTGTGCAACAAAGACACAAAGAAAATACAAAGTACTCCACCAGTAGCCCAAGAAAACAGCACAAATTGTGAAAGAGACTTGCATCATGAAGATGGTAGACTACATGTTCACCATGTGTGCAACAAAGACACAAAGAAAATACAAAGTACTCCACCAGTAGCTCAAGAAAACAGCACAAATTGTGAAAGAGACTCACATCATGAAGATGACAGACTACATGTACCTCATGTGTGCAACAAAGACACAAAGAAAATACAAAGTACTCCACCAGTAGCCCAAGAAAACAGCACAAATTGTGAAAGAGACTTGCATCATGAAGATGGTAGACTACATGTTCATCATGTGAGCAACAAGaatacaaagaaaatacaaaGTATTCCATCACCAGCCCAAGACCATGAAGAAAGAAGCACAAATTGTGAAAGAGACTTGCATTATGAAGATAGACTACATGTACCTCATGTGTGCAACAAGGACACAAAGAAAATACAAAGTATTCCACCAGTAGCCCAAGAAAGAAGCACAAATTGTGAAAGAGACTTGCATCATGAAGATGGTAGACTACCTTGTGTGTGCAACAAGCTAGACACAAAGAAAATACAAAGTATTCCACCAGCAGCCCAAGAAAGTAATGCGACTTGTGAAAGAGACTCGCATCATGTGAATGCCGATCAGAAGATGTGCACAGTAAGCAATCATACTTTGCAgttaaaaagtgacacaaataTCACTGTAAAATGTATGAAGGTAAAGCACAACCTGATAATCGATTCAAATATGAAGGGTAATGCAATACTTCAATATATTGCCACATCAGTGCACATACCTGTAAAGATATTGAAATTAGTGTGTAAAGGGAAGATAATGACAGGGGAAACAATAGATTTGTTTGTGAAGAATAAAGCTATATTCCAGGCTATAGGAGAAGTGGCAGAAAGTGAGGGAGATTTAGAATCTGGTCATATTGATTGCATAATGACACGCCTTGGAGTGGACAGAAATAATGCAATCAGGGCATTGAGAGATGCCCAAGGGGATGTCGTTGATGCAATCTTATACCTTGGGAATAAGTAG